One window from the genome of Bradyrhizobium xenonodulans encodes:
- a CDS encoding DNA polymerase III subunit delta' — protein sequence MSPRQAGRESAIPHPRETSTLFGHREAETALLAAYRSGRIPHAWLIGGPQGIGKATLAYRMARFVLAHGQPLAPFVQRAEDLAIDPDDAVARQVAASSHGGLLTLERTANDRGVMRTVITVDETRETIGFFGSTAAAEGWRVCIVDTVDELNPNAANALLKILEEPPQQSLFLLVSHAPARVLATIQSRCRKLRLRALATDDVIGAAAATADLDPNDSALREAAEASEGSVARALTLLGGDALKLQQRTAAMLARLPQVDPRELHTLGDSLPTNDRVALAAFVDGIDRWIAERLHTDEANANQNLPRLARLAEVWEKIVRAARDTETYNLERKPLVFSVFGWLADATR from the coding sequence ATGAGCCCGCGTCAGGCCGGGCGCGAGAGCGCCATTCCGCATCCGCGCGAGACGTCGACGCTGTTCGGCCATCGCGAGGCCGAGACGGCGCTGCTCGCGGCCTATCGCAGCGGGCGTATCCCGCATGCCTGGCTGATCGGGGGGCCGCAGGGGATCGGCAAGGCGACGCTGGCCTATCGCATGGCGCGCTTCGTGCTCGCCCACGGCCAGCCGCTGGCGCCCTTCGTGCAGCGCGCCGAAGACCTCGCGATCGACCCTGACGACGCCGTGGCGCGGCAGGTCGCGGCGAGCTCGCATGGCGGGCTGTTGACGCTCGAACGCACGGCCAACGACCGCGGCGTGATGCGCACCGTGATCACCGTGGACGAGACGCGCGAGACGATCGGTTTCTTCGGCTCGACCGCTGCGGCCGAAGGCTGGCGCGTCTGCATCGTCGACACCGTCGACGAGCTCAATCCGAATGCGGCCAACGCGCTGCTGAAGATTCTCGAGGAACCGCCGCAGCAATCGCTGTTCCTGCTGGTGAGCCACGCGCCCGCACGCGTGCTCGCCACGATCCAGTCGCGCTGCCGCAAGCTGCGCCTGCGCGCGCTCGCGACCGACGATGTGATTGGTGCAGCCGCCGCAACCGCCGATCTCGACCCGAATGATTCGGCGTTGCGCGAGGCCGCGGAAGCGTCCGAAGGCAGCGTCGCGCGGGCGCTGACGTTGCTCGGCGGCGATGCACTCAAGCTCCAGCAACGCACGGCGGCGATGCTGGCGCGACTGCCACAGGTCGACCCGCGCGAGTTACACACGCTCGGCGATTCGCTTCCCACCAACGACCGCGTCGCGCTTGCCGCCTTCGTCGACGGCATCGATCGCTGGATCGCGGAACGCCTGCACACCGACGAGGCCAATGCCAATCAGAACCTGCCGCGCCTTGCGCGCCTAGCTGAGGTATGGGAAAAGATCGTCCGCGCCGCGCGCGACACCGAAACCTACAATCTGGAGCGAAAGCCCTTGGTCTTCTCGGTGTTCGGCTGGCTGGCGGACGCAACGCGCTAG
- a CDS encoding DJ-1/PfpI family protein, whose amino-acid sequence MKIGIPVYDGVDMLDVAGPFEMFDWAGFDVEIVAAKPGMKRFRNRGFPFEVAKSFAECAQYDAVWIPGGDRAALTEIINDPHRTYFHFLTKQAPGAKYMCSVCEGAMLFASSGLLDGYFATTHWPSWSASRRSFRR is encoded by the coding sequence ATGAAGATCGGAATCCCCGTCTATGACGGCGTCGACATGCTCGACGTCGCCGGCCCCTTCGAAATGTTCGACTGGGCCGGGTTCGACGTCGAGATCGTCGCGGCAAAGCCGGGAATGAAGCGGTTTCGCAACCGGGGATTTCCGTTCGAGGTCGCAAAATCCTTTGCGGAGTGCGCCCAGTATGATGCCGTCTGGATCCCCGGCGGAGACCGGGCCGCGCTCACCGAGATCATCAACGATCCGCACCGGACCTATTTCCATTTCCTGACCAAGCAGGCGCCCGGTGCGAAGTACATGTGCTCGGTCTGCGAGGGCGCGATGCTGTTCGCCTCGTCCGGTCTTCTCGACGGCTACTTTGCGACGACGCACTGGCCTTCCTGGAGTGCTTCCCGACGCTCTTTCCGAAGGTGA
- a CDS encoding DUF1476 domain-containing protein yields MTTFDKREQGFEAKFVHDEELMFKAAARSNRLLGLWAAGQLGLSGDAAASYATALVTDSLESRTIDDIVSKVSGDLAAKGVAREQVAAKLQECLHQALAQLEADKE; encoded by the coding sequence ATGACCACGTTCGACAAGCGCGAGCAGGGCTTTGAAGCCAAATTCGTCCACGACGAGGAGCTGATGTTCAAGGCCGCGGCCCGGTCCAACAGGCTGCTCGGGCTATGGGCCGCAGGCCAGCTTGGACTCAGCGGTGATGCCGCGGCCAGCTATGCGACGGCGCTGGTCACGGACAGTCTGGAGAGCCGGACCATCGACGACATCGTGAGCAAGGTGTCGGGCGATCTCGCCGCCAAGGGCGTGGCGCGCGAGCAGGTCGCAGCCAAGCTTCAGGAATGCCTGCATCAGGCGCTCGCGCAACTCGAAGCAGACAAAGAATAA
- a CDS encoding septal ring lytic transglycosylase RlpA family protein produces the protein MGIRRSDSVLRAARGVAAVATCLALANCASSSKFASRVDPKYGVSSSPRVVALGDPVPKGGGTYRVGKPYVVAGRTYVPEEDVNYRAEGMASWYGDDFHGRLTANGEVFDMTSLTAAHPTLPMPSYARVTNVSNGKSLIVRVNDRGPYHGNRLIDVSNKAAELLEFKGNGVAKVRVEYVGRAPLEGSDDRQLMATLRTGIPAPSPSMVRVASARPFVPELPSSNRGAIRGEVPMPEGRPYNLGTTSADMASLNATSEMSASSRSRGRALQNARAVSYDADGRYAAENAPSSADGAAEARSILSGRGLY, from the coding sequence ATGGGGATCCGACGGTCAGATTCGGTTTTGCGGGCCGCACGCGGTGTTGCGGCGGTGGCGACCTGCCTTGCGCTCGCCAATTGCGCCTCGTCCAGCAAGTTCGCCAGCCGGGTCGATCCCAAGTACGGCGTGTCCTCGAGCCCCCGGGTCGTGGCGCTCGGGGATCCGGTCCCGAAGGGCGGCGGCACGTACCGCGTTGGTAAGCCCTATGTGGTGGCGGGCCGGACCTACGTGCCGGAGGAGGACGTCAACTACCGCGCCGAGGGTATGGCGTCCTGGTACGGCGACGATTTCCATGGCCGCCTGACCGCCAATGGCGAAGTGTTCGACATGACCTCGCTGACGGCGGCGCATCCGACCCTGCCGATGCCGTCCTATGCGCGGGTCACCAACGTCTCGAACGGCAAGTCGCTGATCGTGCGCGTCAACGACCGCGGGCCCTATCACGGCAACCGGCTCATCGACGTCTCGAACAAAGCCGCCGAACTCCTTGAATTCAAAGGCAATGGCGTCGCCAAGGTCCGGGTCGAATATGTCGGCCGGGCGCCGCTCGAAGGCTCGGACGACCGGCAGTTGATGGCGACTTTGCGGACCGGGATTCCGGCGCCGTCGCCCTCGATGGTCCGGGTCGCTTCGGCCAGGCCCTTTGTGCCGGAATTGCCGTCCTCGAACCGCGGCGCCATTCGCGGTGAGGTTCCGATGCCGGAAGGGCGGCCCTACAATCTCGGCACCACCTCCGCCGACATGGCCTCGCTCAATGCGACCTCTGAAATGTCAGCCTCGAGCCGCAGCCGGGGCCGGGCGCTCCAGAACGCCCGCGCCGTGTCCTATGATGCGGACGGCCGCTACGCCGCCGAGAACGCACCGTCATCGGCTGACGGTGCCGCAGAAGCCCGCAGCATCCTCAGCGGTCGCGGCCTCTACTAA
- a CDS encoding D-alanyl-D-alanine carboxypeptidase family protein, giving the protein MAFRLFPLRRSRFSAGALVRGLIATILVAGIAWGGALYAANQSIQGAKKTEDSGFDGDAPTAILIEASSGSVLFEKNADELRAPSSMMKLMTAEVVFNAIKKGDMKLTDEYRISENAWRKGGAPSGGSTMFAAINSKVSVDDLLHGAIIQSGNDACIALAEAMAGNERIFAADFMTKRARELGMTKSTFGNSNGLPDPGNKMTVRELGILARHIILDFPEFYKLFGEKEYTWNKIRQPNRNPLLNSMEGADGLKTGYTKEGGYGMVGSAVQNGTRLIVVVNGLEDPEDRATEAKKMLEWGFRNFETRTLIAADQQVGYAKVFGGESRSVKLVAKTPVKVMVHKNGSDKLIARIVYSGPVRAPIEVGQKVGVVKVWRSGNIAVETPVYAAEAIGTGSTMRRAIDGASELVIGMFRAGAEKL; this is encoded by the coding sequence ATGGCATTTCGTCTTTTTCCGCTCCGTCGCAGCCGGTTCTCCGCCGGAGCGCTGGTGCGCGGGCTGATTGCGACCATTCTGGTGGCGGGCATCGCCTGGGGCGGGGCGCTCTACGCCGCCAATCAGAGCATCCAGGGTGCGAAGAAGACGGAAGATTCCGGCTTCGATGGTGATGCCCCCACCGCGATCCTGATCGAGGCCTCCAGCGGCAGCGTGCTGTTCGAGAAGAACGCCGACGAGCTGCGTGCGCCCTCCAGCATGATGAAGCTGATGACGGCGGAGGTCGTCTTCAACGCCATCAAGAAGGGCGACATGAAGCTGACCGACGAGTACCGGATCAGCGAGAACGCCTGGCGCAAGGGCGGGGCGCCCTCAGGCGGCTCGACCATGTTCGCCGCCATCAACAGCAAGGTCTCGGTCGACGATCTCCTGCATGGTGCGATCATCCAGAGCGGCAACGATGCCTGTATTGCGCTGGCCGAAGCCATGGCGGGCAATGAGCGGATCTTCGCTGCCGATTTCATGACCAAGCGCGCCCGCGAGCTCGGCATGACCAAGTCGACCTTCGGCAATTCCAACGGCCTGCCCGATCCCGGCAACAAGATGACCGTGCGTGAGCTCGGCATCCTTGCCCGGCACATCATTCTCGACTTCCCCGAATTCTACAAACTGTTCGGCGAGAAGGAGTACACTTGGAACAAGATCCGCCAGCCCAACCGCAATCCGCTGCTCAATTCGATGGAAGGCGCTGACGGGCTGAAGACCGGCTACACCAAGGAGGGCGGCTACGGCATGGTCGGCTCGGCGGTGCAAAACGGCACGCGGCTGATCGTGGTCGTCAACGGGCTGGAAGATCCTGAGGATCGCGCGACGGAAGCCAAGAAGATGCTGGAATGGGGCTTTCGCAATTTCGAGACCCGCACCTTGATCGCAGCTGATCAGCAGGTGGGTTACGCCAAGGTGTTCGGCGGCGAGAGCCGTTCGGTCAAGCTCGTCGCCAAGACGCCCGTGAAGGTGATGGTGCACAAGAACGGCAGCGACAAGCTGATCGCGCGCATCGTCTATAGTGGCCCGGTGCGCGCGCCGATCGAGGTCGGCCAGAAGGTCGGCGTGGTCAAGGTCTGGCGCAGCGGCAACATCGCGGTGGAGACGCCGGTCTATGCGGCCGAGGCGATCGGCACCGGTTCGACCATGCGCCGCGCCATTGACGGCGCCAGCGAGCTTGTGATCGGTATGTTCCGAGCAGGCGCCGAGAAGCTCTGA
- the tmk gene encoding dTMP kinase translates to MSENAVQRPSGRGRFITFEGGEGTGKSTQIKKLADRLKAARMRTLVTREPGGSPGAEIMRHLVLSGMGKLLGPEAETLLFAAARDDHVRTVIQPALNRGAWVLCDRFADSTRAYQGSLGRVPVALINAMQRVTIGDLKPDLTIILDLPVEIGLQRAAVRRGSGTPDRFEGEQLSFHQGLREAYRKIAEDDPGRCVLIDANSDPDTVAGRVWTALRDRLLPTPASVVSA, encoded by the coding sequence ATGAGTGAGAACGCGGTACAGCGCCCGTCCGGACGCGGACGTTTCATCACCTTTGAGGGCGGTGAGGGGACGGGCAAGTCGACCCAGATCAAGAAGCTCGCCGACCGCCTCAAGGCGGCCAGGATGCGGACCCTCGTCACGCGCGAGCCCGGCGGCTCGCCGGGTGCCGAGATCATGCGCCACCTGGTGCTGTCGGGGATGGGCAAGCTGCTCGGGCCCGAAGCCGAGACGCTGCTGTTCGCCGCCGCGCGCGACGATCATGTGCGTACCGTGATCCAACCCGCGCTCAATCGGGGCGCCTGGGTGCTGTGCGACCGCTTCGCCGACTCGACGCGGGCCTATCAGGGCAGCCTCGGCCGCGTGCCGGTGGCGCTGATCAACGCGATGCAGCGGGTCACGATCGGCGATCTCAAGCCGGACCTCACCATCATCCTCGATCTGCCGGTCGAGATCGGATTGCAGCGTGCTGCCGTGCGCCGTGGCAGCGGCACGCCTGACCGCTTCGAGGGCGAGCAGCTCAGCTTCCACCAGGGCCTGCGCGAGGCCTATCGCAAGATTGCCGAGGACGATCCCGGCCGTTGCGTGCTGATCGACGCCAATTCCGACCCCGACACGGTCGCAGGGCGCGTCTGGACCGCGCTGCGCGATCGCCTGCTTCCGACGCCGGCCTCGGTGGTGTCCGCATGA
- a CDS encoding TIGR00645 family protein: protein MSVEPAPGTEPRPPLPRLGLLPMIIFGSRWLQLPLYLGLIVAQCVYIALFLKELWHLSWHALDLTEQQIMMSVLALIDVVMISNLLVMVIVGGYETFVSRLDLQGHPDEPEWLGHVNASVLKIKLAMAIIGISSIALLRTFIEAGNLGSDRAGFTETGVMWQVLIHITFILSAIGIAYVDKLSDSGMRKHAE from the coding sequence ATGTCGGTTGAGCCAGCACCCGGGACCGAACCCCGCCCGCCCTTGCCGCGGCTGGGCCTGCTGCCGATGATCATCTTCGGCTCTCGCTGGCTGCAACTGCCGCTCTATCTCGGGCTGATCGTGGCGCAATGCGTCTACATCGCGCTGTTCCTCAAGGAACTCTGGCATCTCTCCTGGCATGCGCTCGACCTCACCGAGCAGCAGATCATGATGAGCGTCCTCGCGCTGATCGACGTCGTGATGATCTCCAATCTGCTCGTGATGGTCATCGTCGGCGGCTACGAGACGTTCGTCTCGCGGCTCGACCTCCAGGGCCATCCGGACGAGCCGGAATGGCTCGGTCATGTCAATGCGAGCGTCCTGAAGATCAAGCTCGCCATGGCCATCATCGGCATCTCCTCGATCGCGCTGCTGCGCACCTTCATCGAGGCCGGCAATCTCGGCTCAGATCGTGCCGGCTTCACCGAGACTGGCGTGATGTGGCAGGTGCTGATCCACATCACCTTCATTCTCTCGGCGATCGGCATTGCCTATGTCGACAAGCTCAGCGATTCAGGCATGCGCAAGCATGCCGAGTGA
- a CDS encoding alpha/beta fold hydrolase yields the protein MSSTRVIKANGIDLFIREAGQGPLVVLCHGWPELSYSWRHQIPALADAGFHVVAPDMRGYGQSAAPADVAAYSIFDTVGDVVGLVQALGERKAMVVGHDWGAPVAWHAALFRPDIFTAVAGLSVPPPFRGRGKPLDLLHQNGVTNFYWQYFQPPGVAEAEFERDVARTMRVVLGGRGLADPSAAMFVQEGRGFLDHGTPGEPLPDWLSEADLAYFTETFRKSGFRGGLNWYRNLDRNWELTAPWQDAQIHQPSLFIAGSKDAVITGLIGAKRVNELERVLPNLTRKLIIEGAGHWVQQERPDEVNAALLKFLREAAAD from the coding sequence ATGTCGTCCACTCGCGTGATCAAGGCCAACGGGATCGATCTGTTCATCCGCGAAGCCGGCCAAGGTCCGCTGGTGGTGTTGTGCCATGGCTGGCCGGAACTCTCCTATTCCTGGCGTCACCAGATCCCGGCGCTCGCGGACGCCGGCTTCCACGTTGTCGCTCCCGACATGCGCGGCTACGGCCAGAGCGCGGCGCCGGCGGACGTTGCCGCCTATTCGATCTTCGACACGGTCGGCGACGTCGTTGGCCTCGTGCAGGCGCTCGGCGAGCGCAAGGCGATGGTGGTCGGCCACGACTGGGGCGCGCCGGTGGCCTGGCACGCGGCGCTGTTCCGGCCCGACATCTTCACCGCCGTGGCGGGCCTCAGCGTGCCGCCGCCATTCAGGGGGCGCGGCAAGCCGCTCGATCTGCTGCACCAGAACGGGGTCACCAATTTCTACTGGCAATACTTCCAGCCGCCCGGCGTCGCCGAGGCCGAGTTCGAGCGTGATGTCGCCCGCACCATGCGTGTCGTGCTCGGCGGGCGCGGCCTTGCGGATCCCAGCGCTGCCATGTTCGTGCAGGAGGGCCGAGGCTTCCTCGACCACGGCACTCCCGGCGAGCCGCTGCCGGACTGGCTGAGCGAGGCTGATCTCGCCTATTTCACCGAGACCTTTCGCAAGTCCGGTTTTCGTGGCGGGCTGAACTGGTATCGCAACCTGGACCGCAATTGGGAGCTGACGGCGCCCTGGCAGGATGCGCAGATCCATCAGCCCTCGCTGTTCATTGCCGGCTCGAAAGACGCCGTCATCACCGGCCTGATCGGCGCCAAGCGCGTCAACGAGCTCGAGCGCGTGCTGCCCAATCTGACGCGAAAGCTGATCATCGAGGGCGCCGGACATTGGGTTCAGCAGGAGCGGCCCGACGAGGTCAACGCTGCGCTGCTCAAGTTCCTGCGCGAGGCAGCTGCGGACTAG
- a CDS encoding phage tail protein, translated as MPYQPVLGQIMPFAGTMIPRGWALCNGAQLAIQQWQALFSLIGTSYGGNGVTTFALPDLRGRAILGSSGGAGAYPVGMISGSVSVNMTGLQLPQHNHMIQATAANGEGRGATPENNIFATSTAPVGKNIFLAAGNAETPLATGTNLVNEGGGQPHNNMQPYLVISYLIAMQGLYPSRN; from the coding sequence ATGCCGTATCAGCCGGTTCTCGGCCAAATCATGCCTTTTGCGGGCACCATGATTCCCAGAGGCTGGGCGCTGTGCAACGGCGCGCAGCTGGCGATCCAGCAGTGGCAAGCACTGTTCTCGTTGATCGGTACCTCTTATGGCGGCAATGGCGTGACGACGTTTGCGCTTCCCGATCTGCGCGGCCGTGCCATTCTTGGTTCGAGCGGCGGCGCCGGCGCGTATCCGGTCGGCATGATAAGTGGATCGGTTTCGGTCAACATGACCGGCCTCCAACTGCCGCAGCACAATCACATGATCCAGGCGACGGCTGCGAACGGCGAGGGACGCGGTGCTACGCCCGAGAACAATATTTTCGCGACAAGCACGGCCCCCGTCGGGAAAAACATCTTCCTGGCCGCAGGCAATGCCGAGACTCCGTTGGCGACAGGCACGAATTTGGTGAACGAGGGCGGCGGTCAGCCGCACAACAACATGCAGCCCTATCTCGTCATCAGCTATTTGATCGCGATGCAAGGCCTCTACCCATCGCGAAACTAG
- a CDS encoding phage tail protein, with product MSDPYVGEIQVFPFAFAVGGFNNVWLPCFGQLLAIQAFTTLFSLIGTNYGGNGSTNFALPNLNGSVAISQGTGAGLQPRILGETVGSSQVSLISDNMAMHTHALQLGSSSAQNAAPGPGTGMNMVALNPAFNGFVDPPGNLTFSVNAVTITGQGLPHDNMQPTQALIYCIASGGIYPSFP from the coding sequence ATGTCAGATCCATACGTCGGCGAAATTCAGGTATTTCCGTTTGCCTTTGCGGTTGGCGGCTTCAACAATGTCTGGCTGCCTTGCTTCGGACAGCTCCTCGCCATTCAAGCCTTTACGACGCTGTTCTCGCTGATCGGCACCAATTATGGCGGCAACGGCTCGACCAACTTTGCCTTGCCCAATCTGAACGGCTCGGTCGCGATCAGTCAGGGGACAGGAGCGGGTTTGCAGCCGCGCATCCTCGGCGAGACCGTCGGCAGCTCACAAGTCAGCCTGATCAGCGACAACATGGCGATGCACACGCACGCGCTGCAGCTAGGCAGCAGCTCGGCGCAAAACGCCGCGCCCGGCCCAGGGACGGGAATGAACATGGTGGCGCTCAATCCGGCGTTCAACGGCTTCGTGGATCCGCCCGGCAATCTCACCTTTTCGGTCAACGCAGTCACGATCACCGGGCAGGGGCTGCCTCACGACAATATGCAGCCGACCCAGGCCCTGATCTACTGCATTGCCTCTGGGGGAATATATCCGAGCTTCCCATAA
- a CDS encoding multicopper oxidase domain-containing protein, with protein sequence MASGASGVLVVKGERPYTPPTPQNPKPIADIDTVLHDVNGAPLKEQLFLFQQIAYACFQNQPNQSGGPWQQIYTTQGLYNANSPGNIANAPWTCPLATPGNPVSPGVVENFGLQLDSATIWDTNGRFTSVNGIVQPTLTLPAGEIQRWRFVHAGIHDTINVQVVRATPVGTTNLIATSALSGNRQQQKADLLAACNASPGTLIPQFEIASDGLTRTRLRTVHASQVGGVLESNYMQPGYRSDVLVVFPSDGDYCYQAAPPAERVSNGNGGGQGPSTPQLLAYIHVRGGQPVTGDLQAYVGKALYDANPTLPDPVRTGLRDGDLRPWAPFENLAPPAAGSQEQQAAFAINFPAFTVNNKSYDPDVVNFTREVNTTDDWLLSAQGEPHIFHIHVNPFQVIDVTTTNTNGQQISIYNPDGTCKPDIVYADKQQLANQYCGMWHTFRDTIIVENNYQIRVRTRYDRYIGEYVLHCHILDHEDAGMMANIEIVPDLNAPGGGLGMAGMRHAKQPTATPAGHKH encoded by the coding sequence GTGGCAAGCGGCGCTTCGGGTGTTCTCGTCGTGAAGGGCGAGCGTCCCTACACGCCGCCGACGCCGCAAAACCCGAAGCCGATCGCCGATATCGACACCGTGCTGCACGATGTCAACGGCGCGCCGCTGAAGGAGCAGCTCTTCCTGTTCCAGCAGATCGCCTATGCCTGCTTCCAGAACCAGCCAAACCAGTCGGGTGGCCCATGGCAACAGATCTACACGACGCAAGGTCTCTATAACGCCAACAGCCCTGGCAACATCGCCAACGCGCCGTGGACGTGTCCGCTCGCGACCCCCGGCAATCCGGTCAGCCCCGGAGTCGTCGAGAATTTCGGCCTGCAACTGGATTCCGCGACAATCTGGGACACCAACGGCCGCTTCACCAGCGTCAACGGCATCGTGCAGCCGACGCTCACCTTGCCGGCCGGCGAGATCCAGCGCTGGCGCTTCGTCCATGCCGGCATTCACGACACGATCAACGTTCAGGTCGTGCGCGCAACGCCGGTCGGCACGACGAACCTGATCGCGACTTCGGCGCTGAGCGGCAACCGCCAGCAGCAGAAGGCCGATCTTCTGGCCGCCTGCAACGCCTCGCCCGGCACGCTGATCCCGCAATTCGAGATCGCATCGGATGGTCTGACCCGAACCAGGTTGCGGACCGTGCACGCATCGCAGGTCGGCGGCGTGCTGGAATCGAACTACATGCAGCCCGGCTATCGCAGCGACGTCCTCGTCGTCTTTCCCTCGGATGGCGACTATTGCTACCAGGCCGCGCCGCCGGCCGAGCGCGTGTCCAACGGCAATGGCGGCGGGCAGGGGCCGTCGACACCGCAATTGCTGGCTTACATCCATGTGCGCGGAGGCCAGCCCGTGACCGGCGATTTGCAGGCCTATGTCGGCAAGGCGCTGTACGATGCCAATCCGACGCTGCCGGATCCCGTCCGCACCGGATTGCGTGACGGCGATTTGCGGCCGTGGGCGCCGTTCGAAAACCTCGCACCGCCCGCTGCGGGCAGCCAGGAGCAGCAGGCTGCCTTTGCGATCAACTTCCCGGCCTTCACGGTCAACAACAAGTCCTACGATCCCGACGTCGTAAATTTCACCCGCGAGGTCAACACCACGGACGACTGGCTGCTCTCCGCGCAAGGCGAGCCGCACATCTTCCACATCCACGTCAATCCGTTCCAGGTGATCGACGTTACCACCACCAACACCAACGGTCAGCAGATCTCGATCTACAATCCCGACGGCACCTGCAAACCGGACATCGTCTATGCCGACAAGCAGCAACTCGCCAACCAGTATTGCGGCATGTGGCACACGTTCCGCGACACGATCATCGTCGAGAACAATTATCAGATCCGCGTCAGGACACGGTACGACCGCTATATCGGCGAGTACGTCCTGCATTGCCACATCCTCGACCACGAGGACGCCGGCATGATGGCCAACATCGAAATCGTTCCCGACCTCAACGCGCCCGGCGGCGGACTTGGGATGGCGGGCATGCGCCATGCCAAGCAGCCGACGGCAACGCCGGCAGGCCACAAACATTGA
- a CDS encoding phage tail protein, whose translation MADPFIGEIRLFGFSRIPINWLACAGQSLPISQYEALYTVIGTTYGGDGVQTFNLPDLRGRVPIGQGAGPGLPIYAIGQIAGEEEHTLIEAEMPVHSHSLMSSTATADTATPGSSVHLATSSSGNLYAPIANAAPYVTMAPCVVPAGRSIGHNNMMPTVVANYCICIDGIFPSSG comes from the coding sequence ATGGCAGATCCGTTTATCGGCGAGATACGTCTGTTCGGATTTTCCCGGATTCCGATTAATTGGCTGGCCTGTGCCGGACAGTCGCTGCCGATCTCGCAATACGAGGCCCTTTATACGGTCATCGGCACGACCTATGGCGGCGACGGCGTGCAGACCTTCAATCTTCCTGATTTGCGTGGTCGCGTGCCGATCGGCCAAGGTGCTGGCCCGGGCCTTCCCATCTATGCGATCGGCCAAATTGCGGGAGAGGAGGAGCATACGCTGATTGAAGCGGAAATGCCGGTGCACAGCCATTCGCTGATGTCGTCGACGGCCACCGCCGACACGGCAACGCCGGGGTCGAGCGTGCATCTGGCAACGTCTTCATCCGGCAATCTCTATGCCCCGATTGCGAATGCCGCTCCCTACGTGACGATGGCTCCCTGTGTCGTCCCGGCAGGCAGGAGCATCGGACATAACAACATGATGCCGACCGTCGTCGCCAATTACTGCATCTGCATCGACGGCATTTTTCCGTCTTCGGGCTAG
- a CDS encoding GNAT family N-acetyltransferase yields MSDDGVPFGLVPSDPDLRLRPTNAGDEPFTRQLFREVRGEQFIAAGLSGPILEQIIEQQFRSQTAGYAAQFPGAISFIVTRNDAAIGRLLLDCASERWHIIDVALLPAACGRGIGTRIIEALEAGAGQRGVGALTLMVLATNGAARRFYLRQGFAEVGQAGASHIAMRKTSPSPQLPRAGT; encoded by the coding sequence ATGAGCGACGACGGCGTGCCGTTCGGCCTTGTCCCGAGCGATCCGGATTTGCGACTGCGGCCGACCAACGCCGGTGACGAGCCGTTCACACGGCAGCTCTTCCGCGAGGTCAGGGGCGAGCAATTCATAGCCGCAGGACTGTCCGGGCCGATCCTCGAGCAGATCATCGAACAACAATTCCGCAGCCAGACGGCCGGCTACGCCGCACAATTTCCGGGCGCGATCTCGTTTATCGTCACACGAAATGATGCTGCGATCGGCCGGCTGCTGCTCGATTGCGCAAGCGAGCGCTGGCATATCATCGATGTCGCACTGCTGCCGGCCGCGTGCGGGCGCGGCATCGGGACCAGGATCATCGAAGCTCTCGAAGCGGGCGCAGGGCAGCGAGGTGTCGGAGCGCTGACGCTGATGGTGCTCGCAACCAATGGAGCGGCACGCCGGTTCTACCTGCGGCAGGGATTTGCCGAGGTCGGGCAGGCGGGGGCCTCCCACATCGCAATGAGAAAGACCTCGCCTAGTCCGCAGCTGCCTCGCGCAGGAACTTGA